The DNA segment TACCCTGCGAAAGGCCTGTTTGCGTTGCCCTTCTGCTATGATCTTCTTAATGCGCTCAAGGTTCTGCATTTTGATGTCGGTGATCAATTCCTTGATCTCCTTTGAACGGCCGGTATTGTATTCCTGGGACAGGATGTTGTGAAAGCGGCTGTTGTTGATGATGCGCTCCACATAAAAATCAATGATCCATTCTATCTTTTCCCAGGGGCTTTGCAATTGATCATTGGTCCTTTCCTCCAATGCGGAGATGGAGGTACTGAAGCGGTATTCTATCAGCTCTTTTAATAAGTTCTCCTTCGACCCAAAGTAATAGGAGATCATGGCCAGGTTTACGCTGGCAAGCTGAGCGATATCCCGGACCGAAGTGCCGTCAAACCCTTTTTCTGCAAATAACTCTTCTGCTATGAGCAGGATATGCTCCCGCTTATCTGTTTTTTCCACCGGACTCATTTGGCAATGCTTTAATGCTGGTACAAAATTAAACAAACGTTTAAATTAAACAATCGTTTAATTGAGAATCTTTGTTATTATTTTGTTATCCGGGTGATGGTTGCTGAGGTAATTGGGTAGTCTGGTATTTTTATCATGAGGCTTGCATAAGCCGCGTAAACGGCTAATTTTGTGTGTTATTTACAATTAATTATTTAAAATCTAATTTCTATGAAACAGAGCCGCGCCCTGCTCTTTTTATGCGTATGTTTTTTTGTTTCCCACTTTTCTTACTCCCAGACGGTTCAATACCCGGAGTTTCCTGTTTCTATTTACCGGTACGCACAGGACCAGCGATACAGTGACCATAAAAGTATTGTCTACGTGGCTGATGTAGACGAGTCATTACTGACCACCCTGTTCCCGGTGAAACCGAAGAAAAACACATTTAATAAGGGGAAGGAAGGGGAAGCCAATATTGATTCGTTCCGGATGAGCATTGGCCAGGAATTGTCAAGAGCGGGCGTGGAAGCGCAATGGGGCAAGGAGCCAGACCTGGCCATTGTGATCATTGTGAACAGTTTTTCTGCGTCGCTTATCAATGCCGGCAGTTTTGGCACCAATACTTACAGCCTGAGCGGTAAAGCGAAGCTGGCTGTTATGAACAGCAAGAAAGAACCTTATTTGATCAAGGAGGTGAATATTTCCGAGCAGATCCAGCAGGATGTTAACAAGCTTATTAAGAACTCTTTTACAGAGGAACTGGCCAACCAGAAAGCAGCAGAGAATTACAGCTTAATGTTCCAGGTGATTAAACGGATGGCCATCCGTGCAGAAGATACTTATATGAACTCTTTCAAAAACCGGACTGTTACTCTGCCCAGTGTGTACCGTGCCGCCAAAAAATATCCTGAGCTGGTATTTTTTGATTCTTTAAACAGCCGCCTGGTAGCTGACCTGAATAAGAAAGCCGTGACTGATTATAAACAGTTCATAGTTCCTTATGAGACTGAGATCACTACTTTTATTAATAAGGAATTTCCCAAAGGTTATGATGCGAAGGATATTAAAGTAGCGGGTAATTCTACCCTGGCTTTCCTGTATTACCTGGCGTATGATACGGTGAAGCTGAAGCAATCGCTGGACTTCCTGTATGAGAACGGTACTAAATTCCTGGGCAACAGATTGGAGTATACTGATCGTAAGCCATACCAGGTGGAAGCGGCTGCTTATTATAGCAGTTTAAGCGCACCCAAGATAAGGCCTGACTCTACTTCGGGAGATGTAAAAGCCATTTTTGGCGGAACAGAGAAAAGCAACGAAGGCTGGCTGGTGCTGGAGAAAGGCGATACACTGAAGGGCAAACATATTGCCCAGCAAATGAATGGCACTATAATTGACCTGGATGGCTCCAACAAAGTACTTTTTGAATATACCAATGAGAAAGGAAAGACGGTCCGTAAGAGCTTTAAGTATGGAGAAGTCAAAACACTTTGCTTTAATCAGCGTGTATTCGAGAGCCACAAGTTTAAGCCTAATATGGCGCAGGCAGGCGCCCTGAGTATGGACCTGTTAAGGGCCCGCGATTATATGTTGGAGGTGATCTATAACAGCGCGAAGATAAAAGTGTATAAAGATACTTATGGCAATGAGCCGACGAATGCTGTATTGTTTGCCCGTCCGGGTGAAGCAGAACTGGCCAACCAGGGAAAAGACTGGAATAAGAAAAAGCCGGAGATGATGAAAGAGTATTTTAAGGATTGTCCTGCCGTATTGACCAACCTGGAAAAAGCAGGCTATGATTTCAACAATGAGAAAGGATATGTACAGATGGCGAATGATTATGCTACCTGTAAATAATTGATAAGGATATTATAGATACTGCAGCGCTGCAAAAGCTGCGCGGCAAAATTTCAGCTTACAGAACCGGCTTTTAACAGGCCGGTTTTGTATTTTAACAAATATTCCCATTCAGCGGCAAGGTTGTGCATGTTCTTGCCCGATCCCACTATTAATATTGTATAAACAAAGTTCCCCGTTTAAAGTATACGATATGTTTATTTAGCTGGTAACCACAACACTATATTAATGTTGATTGGTATGGCATGTCCTTTGATTTATTACCTGTGTAAAATCAATCATTATGAAAAAGATTGTAGTAATGGCGGCGCTTGCCTGTTGCGTAGTAAGCTTTACACAGGCGCAATTAACGCCGGGTATCAAAGGCGGGTTGAATATTACGGACGTTTCCAATTTCAATGGTGATAACCGTATAAGCGGCCACGTTGGTGTGTTCCTGCACCACACTATTAATTCCCGCTGGTGCATACAACCCGAATTACTTTATTCCGGTCAGGGGCAAAAATATATGACCGGTGAAGGCGAACGTACCCTGGCGCTTAGTTACATCCAGGTACCTGTTATGGTACAATATTATGCCGTAAAGCAATTGTATTTTGAAGCTGGCCCGCAGATAGCTTTCCTTACTTCTGCCAAATCAAAAGGTAATGGTAACGACACAGAGGTAGACGGAAACTATAATAAAGCCGACTTTGGCCTGAATCTGGGTGTGGGTATAGCTGCTACCAGACAATTAGGTTTCTATGGCCGTTATCATGCAGGGTTAACAGACATTTCGAAGAATAACAATGTAACAAATATGAACCGTGGTGGCCAATTGGGCATGTACGTGCGGTTACACTAAGTTAAGTAGCGTTTAAATTAATATCCATTACAAAAAGGCCGGGTAGACACCCGGCCTTGTAACCTTCCGGTTGAGATACCGGCAAAACGGCTATAAGAAAAACAAAACAATACTTAAATGCTTTAGTTGCTATTAGCTTTGAGATCATCATTGTTTACACCACGTTTGCGGGATACATTTTCCGACAGTTTGCCAAAGTTCCAGCGAAGACCTATGTTGACTATTCTTCCAGGCCTGTAGTTCCAGGAATTGGTGTGGAAGTTTTTATCTCCGAGGGAACTTTTCCATCCAACTTCTTTTTGGAAAATGTAATTAAGATTAAGTGATGCAGTGAGTTTGTCTTTCAGTAATTTGATATTGCCGCCGAAACCATACCAGTAATTCAGTCCATAAAATCCCTGCAATTGGGCGGGTGCCCTGTTTAGATTGGCATTGAAAAAAGCGGTAATTTTTTTAGTGATATCCACATTGGTATTGATATTGCCCCAGCCACCCAGGCCATTATTCTTCTGAGCGGGATTGAGCTTGTTTTTTACAAAATCGTACCGTACACCCAAATTGGTATTTAACCTCCATTTACTGGTAAAGGAAACGGCCATATTGCCGCTGAGGCCGGTAGAAGAATAGGTGCCGATATTGTCCATTGTCCAGGAAGTAACTCCTGTATTTTCATTAAAATAAGAGTAACGGGCTATCTGGCTGTTGCTGAAGTTTTCGGTAAGACGGATATTGATGTTTGTTTTTCCTTTCAGCACGGTATAGCCGAGCTCAATGGAATGATATATTTCCGGGTCAAGATGGGGATTGCCAAAGTTGAGGTTCAGGGAATCGGTATTTTGTACGAAGGGATTGAGGTCCCAGATATAAGGGCGTGAAAGGCGTTTGGTATAAGACAAGGACAGGGTATGGATATTAGCAAATTTGCGTGATACAAAGAAGGAAGGCATGAAGGTGAGGTAATCCTGCTCCACAGTTGTATTTGATTTTACAAAGTTGCCATCTATGACTGTCCGTTCTATACGGCTACCGATGCGGAAGCTCAATTTCTTAATGCTGAAGCGCCAGGTGGCATAAGCTCCATATACATACTGGCGGTAATGGAAGTTGTCGGAATTGCTGCTGTCAATGATAAACTTATCATTGGGCGAATACCTGTACTGGCTTTGATAGAGCGCAGATGCATTGCGCGTGATGAGCTTGAGGCCGGTTTCCAGCTTCATTTTATTTTTGAAGGGGTGTATGTAATCAAGCTGCCAGGTGCTTTGGCGGTTGCTGGCCTTATTGTCATTGATGACAGAACGATGGCTGCCGGCGGTATACTGGTCGCTTAGGAGCAGGTTGTTGTCATCACTGTAATCATGAAACATTTTGAGGGTCAGTTCCTGTTCCGCATTGCGCCTGAATTTGTGAATAAAGTCGGTGCCCCAGTTCCAGGAAGGGTACCTGAATGAAAAGTTATCATCAAAGATAGTCGTGGTGGTATCAATTTTATTGGGAGCAATAAGGTTGAAGATGCGGTGATTTACATTCTCAGATCGCCCACCATTGATGGAGCCGTAGGTGCTGAGGGTGTTCATGCTGTCTATATCCAGGCTCAATTCAATATTCCCATAGTTATAGAAGTTATTGTTCTTTCGCTGGCCGGTAGAAATACGCTTATAAAATGCCACCGGATTGAAGGATTCTGTCTCGGAGGCATTGCGGGCTTTTATTCCATCTGCCCGGTTTAATCCATAATAACCGCTGAGACCGAATTTCCCGTATTTAAAGCTCATGTTGGCGTTCACGCTGGTATTGCCCAGGGTGTTTTGATTGATGCCAATATTGCCATTGTAGCCTACTATTTTCTTTTTGGTGATGATATTGATGATACCCCCTACGCCTTCCCCATCATATTTTGCCGAAGGGCTGGTAATGACCTCTATGCTTTTGATGAGGTTGGCAGGGAATGATTGCATTGCTTCTTTGGCATTTTTGGTAAACATGGCTGTTTCCTTGCCATTGAGCAATACTTTGAAATTGGTTTGGCCGTTGAGCCGCACATTGCCTTCCCCATCTACCGTTATGAAAGGTGTTTTTCTTAATACATCAGTAGCCATTTGCCCGGTATTGGAGGGGTCGGCCTCTGTATTGTAGATGAGCTTATCTTCCGTTTGCTCAATGAGCGGACGGCGGGCAGATACCGTAACGGCCGCCAGGTCTTTGTGGGAAGGTGTTAGCTGCAGGGCCGGTATTTCAATAATGGCCACATCGCCGGTAATACTGACGGGCAAAGATGATTTTTCTGCAAAGCCGCTGTTGGTAGCAAAAAGAATGTACCGGCCGGTATCTACTTTGGTAAATTCAAAGCGTCCTTTGTTGTCGGTAAGGATGTTGCGCAATGGCTTTTCCTGATTGCTGATATGGTACAACCCAACTGTAGCAAAAGGCAGGTTTTTGTTTTGTACACTATCCTGTACCACCCCTTTGATGGTGGCCTGTTTTTGTTGTGCCAGGACCGGGATGGCCAGAGCACAACAAAGAAGGCACAGGCAGATCCTGTACAAAGGATACTTTGTAAAATTCATGGCTATACTTTGTATTTGATAAGGTAATTTGTTTAATGCAATCCCTCCGGTGCTGTATACCGGTCCAGGAACCCATTATTGTTTTGCATAACTAAATTAAATAAACGGGTAACGGTTATTTGGTAATCTTGATCAAGTGGCCCAATTGCTTGACGAAAATGTTCAGCGAAGCCTTTTTGCTTCTTTTTTCTCTTTGTCCTGGTACCAGATAAGCTTATTAATAAGACCCGATCTGTCTCTTCTGAATTCGAATCTTGCACGTTCTTTTATCGATAAGAATATGTGCTCTTTTTCGGCATAGGTGGGGAACTTCTCCTTTCCGGTTGGCTGGGCCACGATGCCGGAACCTTCTTTGATAATAGTGAGGGTATCTCCAGCAGAAAAGACGTACCTGCCCGCATATTGTTGCATCAGGCTATCGGGTACCCTGGTTGGCAGGAGAGCAGGAATGGGCTGACTGGTTTTAAACCAGTAATAATTCGCAATACCTGCTTTACCCAAAGCGAGCTGATGAATGCTGCCGGTTGAATCACGAAGAAACTCTATTATTTGTCCTTTTTGAGCTACCAGGATCTCTCCGCCGGGCTCATTATTCCGGGATTCGGCTGCAATGAGCCTGTCAAATTCCGGGGCTAAAGTATACGGGCTGTTTTGTGTACCATTCGGCATGGTGTCTGTAATGGCGGCGCGTACCTGGTTTTCGATCGTTAAGGCGCCAAAGGCAAGGCATAACAATATCCGGTACAAAGTATACTTTGTAAAGATCATGGCTATACTATTAAAAAGGATGGCTAAAAAGGGGAGCGGTGGTTAGCCGCTCCTGTGGCTATATTCCGGTTATGGCAAAAGAACTGTTGTACGGCTATTACTTGAAGTCTACGGTACAGGAATGGCAGGTAAGCTCGATGC comes from the Paraflavitalea devenefica genome and includes:
- a CDS encoding outer membrane beta-barrel protein: MNFTKYPLYRICLCLLCCALAIPVLAQQKQATIKGVVQDSVQNKNLPFATVGLYHISNQEKPLRNILTDNKGRFEFTKVDTGRYILFATNSGFAEKSSLPVSITGDVAIIEIPALQLTPSHKDLAAVTVSARRPLIEQTEDKLIYNTEADPSNTGQMATDVLRKTPFITVDGEGNVRLNGQTNFKVLLNGKETAMFTKNAKEAMQSFPANLIKSIEVITSPSAKYDGEGVGGIINIITKKKIVGYNGNIGINQNTLGNTSVNANMSFKYGKFGLSGYYGLNRADGIKARNASETESFNPVAFYKRISTGQRKNNNFYNYGNIELSLDIDSMNTLSTYGSINGGRSENVNHRIFNLIAPNKIDTTTTIFDDNFSFRYPSWNWGTDFIHKFRRNAEQELTLKMFHDYSDDNNLLLSDQYTAGSHRSVINDNKASNRQSTWQLDYIHPFKNKMKLETGLKLITRNASALYQSQYRYSPNDKFIIDSSNSDNFHYRQYVYGAYATWRFSIKKLSFRIGSRIERTVIDGNFVKSNTTVEQDYLTFMPSFFVSRKFANIHTLSLSYTKRLSRPYIWDLNPFVQNTDSLNLNFGNPHLDPEIYHSIELGYTVLKGKTNINIRLTENFSNSQIARYSYFNENTGVTSWTMDNIGTYSSTGLSGNMAVSFTSKWRLNTNLGVRYDFVKNKLNPAQKNNGLGGWGNINTNVDITKKITAFFNANLNRAPAQLQGFYGLNYWYGFGGNIKLLKDKLTASLNLNYIFQKEVGWKSSLGDKNFHTNSWNYRPGRIVNIGLRWNFGKLSENVSRKRGVNNDDLKANSN
- a CDS encoding TetR/AcrR family transcriptional regulator codes for the protein MSPVEKTDKREHILLIAEELFAEKGFDGTSVRDIAQLASVNLAMISYYFGSKENLLKELIEYRFSTSISALEERTNDQLQSPWEKIEWIIDFYVERIINNSRFHNILSQEYNTGRSKEIKELITDIKMQNLERIKKIIAEGQRKQAFRRVDVEMTMATLMGTITQVVKIKNVYCALLKIDSTDDDEYRKKVTVRLKTHLKDLFRAHLEAK
- a CDS encoding DUF3471 domain-containing protein: MIFTKYTLYRILLCLAFGALTIENQVRAAITDTMPNGTQNSPYTLAPEFDRLIAAESRNNEPGGEILVAQKGQIIEFLRDSTGSIHQLALGKAGIANYYWFKTSQPIPALLPTRVPDSLMQQYAGRYVFSAGDTLTIIKEGSGIVAQPTGKEKFPTYAEKEHIFLSIKERARFEFRRDRSGLINKLIWYQDKEKKEAKRLR
- a CDS encoding porin family protein, with product MKKIVVMAALACCVVSFTQAQLTPGIKGGLNITDVSNFNGDNRISGHVGVFLHHTINSRWCIQPELLYSGQGQKYMTGEGERTLALSYIQVPVMVQYYAVKQLYFEAGPQIAFLTSAKSKGNGNDTEVDGNYNKADFGLNLGVGIAATRQLGFYGRYHAGLTDISKNNNVTNMNRGGQLGMYVRLH